Proteins co-encoded in one Arachis hypogaea cultivar Tifrunner chromosome 11, arahy.Tifrunner.gnm2.J5K5, whole genome shotgun sequence genomic window:
- the LOC112722241 gene encoding exocyst complex component EXO70B1: MATTSLDGAGEDRVLATAQQILMSLNTPKEVRQDMLLIFSSFDNRLSTISDLIDADNDSKSTISDAVPADEEEQEDLDRLEAAMKVILRWDASFSGGGDSLRHSTSILDSHVHRVEYFSAVDDIIQWIDENLSLALPLPPRRAAMCDRAEKAIQIAMTRLEHELRHVLIRSTVPLDADSLYSSVHRVSLSLASHDGAAAAEIDGSSESFGKTPNHRFHERVASFEDENENDGVSIDLVHPDAVPELREIVTRMIRSGYERECLQVYSGVRRDALDECLAIIGVERLSIEEVHRVEWKVLDEKMKNWVHAVKISVVVLLSGEKRLCENVFGDLVEVKEVCFNEIAKGCVMQLLNFAEAVSICKRSPEKLFRILDMYEASRDVLPDLEAMVSDEFVAGEARGALSGLGNAVIGTFAEFENCIRNETSKKLVITGDVHPLARYVMNYLKLLVDYSEPLNLLLEIREEDLYRVQNDFRGDVSQIEAISPLGQRTLLLMSELEFNLEEKSRLYEDNALQQIFLMNNLYYLVWKVRDSEIRKVLGDDWIRKRRGQIRQYATGYLRASWTRALACLKDEGIGGSSSLSSASKMALKERFKSFNACFEEIYRIQTAWKVPDDRLREELQLSISEKVIPAYRSFVGRFSSHLVEGRHAGKYIKYTPEDLDTYLLNLFEGSPAVLHHIRRKST, encoded by the coding sequence ATGGCCACCACTAGCCTCGACGGCGCCGGAGAGGATCGTGTTCTGGCGACGGCGCAGCAGATCCTCATGAGTCTCAACACTCCCAAGGAGGTTCGCCAGGACATGCTCCTCATTTTCTCCTCCTTCGATAACCGTCTCTCTACCATTTCTGACCTCATCGACGCCGATAACGACTCCAAGTCCACCATCTCCGACGCCGTTCCCGCCGATGAGGAGGAACAAGAAGACCTTGACCGCCTCGAGGCCGCCATGAAAGTCATCCTCCGTTGGGACGCCTCCTTCTCCGGCGGCGGCGATTCCTTGCGCCACTCCACCTCCATCCTTGACTCGCATGTCCACAGAGTAGAGTACTTCTCTGCCGTTGATGACATCATCCAGTGGATCGATGAAAATCTCTCGTTAGCGCTGCCGTTGCCACCTCGCCGAGCCGCCATGTGTGACCGCGCCGAAAAGGCTATCCAGATCGCGATGACAAGGCTCGAGCACGAGCTCCGCCATGTGCTGATCCGCAGCACCGTCCCCCTAGACGCCGACAGCCTCTACAGCTCGGTGCATAGAGTTTCACTCTCGTTGGCCTCACACGACGGCGCCGCCGCCGCCGAAATCGACGGAAGCTCGGAGAGCTTTGGCAAAACCCCAAATCACCGGTTCCACGAGCGCGTCGCGAGCTTTGAAGACGAAAACGAAAACGATGGCGTTTCAATCGATTTGGTGCATCCCGATGCGGTTCCAGAGCTGAGAGAAATCGTAACTCGAATGATAAGGTCTGGTTACGAAAGAGAGTGCCTTCAGGTTTATAGCGGTGTTAGGCGTGACGCTTTGGATGAGTGCTTGGCTATTATTGGTGTCGAGAGGTTGAGTATCGAAGAGGTTCACAGGGTTGAATGGAAGGTTCTagatgagaagatgaagaattggGTTCATGCTGTTAAGATTAGTGTTGTGGTTTTGCTGAGTGGTGAGAAGAGGCTCTGTGAAAATGTGTTTGGGGATTTGGTTGAGGTCAAAGAGGTATGTTTTAATGAGATTGCTAAAGGGTGTGTTATGCAGTTGCTGAATTTCGCCGAGGCTGTCTCAATTTGTAAGAGGTCCCCGGAGAAATTGTTCAGGATATTGGATATGTACGAGGCATCGAGGGATGTTCTGCCTGATTTGGAGGCGATGGTTTCTGATGAGTTTGTGGCTGGTGAGGCCAGGGGAGCGCTTAGTGGACTCGGCAATGCCGTGATAGGGACGTTTGCCGAGTTTGAGAATTGTATTAGGAATGAGACTTCCAAGAAGCTGGTGATTACAGGGGATGTTCATCCGTTGGCTCGATATGTGATGAACTACCTAAAGTTGCTTGTGGATTACAGTGAGCCCTTGAACTTGCTCTTGGAAATCAGAGAAGAGGATCTTTATCGGGTTCAAAATGATTTCAGGGGTGATGTTTCCCAGATAGAGGCCATTTCTCCCTTAGGACAAAGAACGTTGTTGTTGATGTCTGAGCTTGAGTTTAACCTTGAGGAAAAATCAAGGCTCTATGAGGACAATGCGCTGCAGCAGATATTCTTGATGAACAATCTCTATTACCTAGTGTGGAAAGTAAGAGACTCCGAAATCAGGAAGGTCTTAGGGGATGATTGGATCCGGAAGCGCCGTGGCCAGATACGCCAGTATGCTACAGGCTATCTCAGGGCCTCTTGGACCAGAGCCTTGGCTTGTTTGAAGGATGAAGGAATTGGAGGGAGCTCTAGTCTTAGTAGTGCCTCAAAGATGGCCTTGAAGGAGAGGTTCAAGAGTTTCAATGCCTGTTTTGAAGAGATTTATAGGATTCAGACAGCTTGGAAGGTACCGGATGATCGGCTTCGTGAAGAGCTGCAGTTATCTATTTCGGAGAAGGTGATTCCAGCGTACCGCTCGTTTGTGGGAAGGTTTAGCAGTCATCTAGTAGAAGGAAGGCATGCTGGAAAATACATTAAGTATACCCCAGAGGATCTTGATACCtatttattgaatttatttgAAGGGTCCCCTGCTGTATTGCATCACATAAGGAGAAAAAGTACATAG